A region of Ictidomys tridecemlineatus isolate mIctTri1 chromosome 4, mIctTri1.hap1, whole genome shotgun sequence DNA encodes the following proteins:
- the Mmp27 gene encoding matrix metalloproteinase-27, producing MKSLLPLSLLFITFSSAFPADREAENEENMHLAQAYLNQFYSLEIEGSHLVQSKNRSLLDGKIREMQAFFGLTVTGTLDSRTLEIMKTPRCGVPDVGQYGYTLPGWRNHNLTYRIVNYTPDMEKVDVDEAIQKALEVWSKVTPLTFTRISKGIADIMIAFRRRVHGRCPRYFDGPLGVLGHAFPPGLGLGGDTHFDEDENWTTKDTSGFNLFLVAAHEFGHSLGLSHSNDQTALMFPNYVSMDPSKYPLSQDDINGIQSIYGGLPKAPAKPRRPMVPHACDPGLTFDAITTFRREVMFFKGRHLWRIYYDIANVEFELIASFWPSLPADLQAAYENPKDKILVFKDKNFWAIRGYAVLPDYPKSIHTLGFPRHVKKIDAAVCDQSTKKTYFFVGIWCWRYDEMTQTMDRGYPQRVVKHFPGVGLRIGAAFQRNGFFYFFRGSKQFEYDIKAKNITRIMRPNTWFKCKEPLDSSFDISIKEQAHSGGVKISYDKRLSLLIFIIVHLLRKIYN from the exons atgaagaGCCTTTTGCCTCTGAGTTTgctttttataacattttcctCTGCATTTCCTGCAGATCGAGAGgctgaaaatgaggaaaacatgcACCTGGCTCAG GCATATCTCAACCAGTTCTACTCTCTTGAAATAGAAGGGAGTCATCTTGTTCAAAGCAAGAACAGGAGTCTCCTAGATGGCAAAATTCGTGAAATGCAAGCGTTTTTTGGATTGACGGTGACTGGAACGCTGGACTCACGCACTCTTGAGATCATGAAGACACCCAGGTGTGGGGTGCCCGATGTGGGTCAGTATGGCTACACTCTCCCTGGATGGAGAAACCACAACCTCACATACAG AATAGTGAACTACACTCCAGATATGGAAAAAGTTGATGTGGATGAGGCCATCCAAAAAGCTTTAGAGGTATGGAGCAAGGTTACTCCGCTAACATTCACCAGGATATCCAAGGGGATTGCAGACATCATGATTGCCTTTAGGAGAAGAG TGCACGGTCGGTGTCCTCGCTATTTTGATGGCCCCTTGGGAGTTCTTGGCCATGCCTTTCCACCTGGCCTGGGTCTGGGTGGCGACACTCACTTTGATGAGGATGAAAACTGGACAACCAAGGACACATCAG gGTTCAACTTGTTTCTCGTGGCTGCTCATGAATTTGGTCACTCCTTGGGGCTCTCTCACTCCAATGATCAAACAGCCTTGATGTTCCCGAATTATGTCTCCATGGACCCCAGCAAATACCCACTGTCTCAGGATGATATCAATGGAATTCAATCCATCTATG GAGGTCTACCTAAAGCACCTGCCAAACCACGGAGGCCCATGGTACCTCATGCCTGTGACCCTGGCTTGACTTTTGATGCTATCACCACCTTCCGCAGAGAAGTAATGTTCTTTAAAGGCAG GCACTTATGGAGGATCTATTACGATATCGCCAATGTTGAGTTTGAATTAATTGCTTCGTTTTGGCCATCACTACCAGCTGATCTTCAAGCTGCATATGAGAACCCCAAAGATAAGATTCTGGTTTTTAAAG ATAAAAACTTCTGGGCAATCAGAGGGTATGCTGTCTTGCCAGATTATCCCAAGTCCATTCATACACTTGGCTTTCCAAGACATGTGAAGAAAATTGATGCAGCGGTCTGTGAccaaagcaccaaaaaaacctaCTTCTTTGTGGGCATTTGGTGTTGGAG GTACGATGAGATGACCCAAACCATGGACAGAGGGTACCCACAGAGAGTGGTAAAACACTTTCCAGGAGTTGGTCTCCGTATTGGTGCTGCTTTCCAGCGTAATG GGTTCTTCTATTTCTTCCGTGGATCAAAGCAATTTGAATATGACATTAAAGCAAAGAACATAACCCGGATAATGAGACCCAATACTTGGTTCAAGTGCAAAGAACCATTAGACTCATCATTTGATATTAGTATCAAGGAGCAAGCACATTCAGGAGGAGTAAAGATATCATATGATAAAAGATTAAGCTTgcttattttcattattgttcatctgctgagaaaaatatataattaa
- the Mmp8 gene encoding neutrophil collagenase, with translation MLGLKTFPFLFLLHLQLTKAFPVPSEHSEEKNAKIVQNYLEKFYQLPSIQYRSARKNSPSMIAEKLKEMQRFFGLNVTGKPNAETLEMMEKPRCGVPDSGDYMLTPGRPWKHTDLTYRIINYTPQLSEAEVETAFEKAFKVWSAASPLTFTRVSQGEADINIAFAQRDHGDNSPFDGPNGILAHAFQPGQGIGGDAHFDAEETWTQTSRNYNLFLVAAHEFGHSLGLSHSSDPGALMYPNYAFREPSTYSLPQDDINGIQAIYGPSNNPIQPTGETTPTACDPRLTFDAATTLRGEILFFKDKYFWRRHPQLRLVELNFISLFWPSLPNGIQAAYEDFDRDLVFLFKGNQYWALSGYDILRGYPRSMTNYGFPSTVQAIDAAVSYRRKTYFFVNDQFWRYDNERQSMEPGYPKSISSTFPGIESRIDAVFQQDRFFLFFSGPRYYAFDLIAHRVTRVARSNLWLNCRYS, from the exons ATGCTCGGTCTGAAGACATTTCCATTTCTGTTCTTACTCCATTTGCAGCTCACCAAGGCTTTTCCTGTACCTTCTGAACACtcagaagagaaaaatgcaaaaattgttCAG AATTACCTAGAAAAGTTCTACCAGCTACCAAGCATCCAATATCGGTCTGCAAGGAAGAACAGCCCTAGCATGATTGCTGAAAAGCTCAAGGAAATGCAGCGATTTTTTGGGTTGAATGTGACGGGGAAGCCAAATGCAGAAACTCTGGAGATGATGGAAAAGCCTCGCTGTGGAGTGCCCGATAGTGGTGACTATATGTTGACCCCTGGAAGGCCCTGGAAACACACTGACCTGACTTACAG GATTATAAACTACACCCCACAGTTGTCAGAGGCTGAAGTGGAAACCGCGTTTGAGAAAGCCTTTAAAGTCTGGAGCGCTGCATCACCTCTGACCTTCACCAGGGTATCCCAGGGAGAAGCAGACATCAATATTGCTTTTGCCCAGAGAG aTCATGGTGACAACTCTCCATTTGATGGACCCAATGGAATCCTTGCTCATGCCTTTCAGCCAGGCCAAGGTATTGGAGGAGATGCTCATTTTGATGCAGAAGAAACATGGACACAAACTTCTAGAA ATTACAACTTGTTTCTGGTTGCTGCACATGAGTTCGGCCATTCCTTGGGGCTCTCTCATTCCTCTGACCCTGGTGCCTTGATGTACCCCAACTATGCTTTCAGAGAGCCCAGCACCTACTCACTCCCTCAAGATGACATCAATGGCATTCAGGCCATCTACG GACCTTCAAATAACCCTATCCAACCTACCGGGGAAACCACACCCACAGCCTGTGATCCCCGATTGACATTTGACGCTGCCACCACGCTCCGTGGAGAAATACTCTTCTTTAAAGACAA GTACTTCTGGAGACGGCATCCTCAGCTCCGACTAGTTGAActcaattttatttctctattctgGCCATCCCTGCCAAATGGTATTCAGGCTGCTTATGAGGATTTTGATAGAGACCTGGTTTTCCTATTCAAAG GCAACCAGTACTGGGCTCTGAGTGGCTATGACATTCTGCGAGGTTATCCCAGGAGCATGACCAACTACGGCTTCCCAAGCACTGTGCAAGCAATAGACGCAGCTGTTTCTTATAGAAGGAAGACATACTTCTTTGTAAACGACCAATTCTGGAG ATATGATAATGAAAGACAATCCATGGAACCAGGTTATCCCAAAAGCATATCAAGTACTTTTCCAGGAATAGAAAGTAGAATTGATGCAGTTTTCCAGCAGGATC gcttcttccttttcttcagtGGACCAAGATATTATGCATTTGATCTTATTGCTCACAGAGTTACTAGAGTTGCAAGAAGCAATTTGTGGCTTAACTGTAGATACAGTTGA